The proteins below are encoded in one region of Scophthalmus maximus strain ysfricsl-2021 chromosome 4, ASM2237912v1, whole genome shotgun sequence:
- the uraha gene encoding 5-hydroxyisourate hydrolase: MSENRLQKLKGHIVAENKSTAMAGSPNPLTTHVLNIATGLPGSNMALCLYRHVPSTDAWTLITTGTTNDDGRCPGLITKEQFTPGVYRIHFETAQYWESMGETCFYPYVEIVFTINDPGQKYHVPLLLSRFSYSTYRGS; this comes from the exons ATGAGTGAGAACAGGCTGCAGAAACTAAAGGGTCATATTGTGGCTGAAAATAAG AGCACAGCAATGGCAGGCTCACCCAATCCGCTTACCACCCATGTGCTGAACATCGCCACGGGCTTACCTGGTTCAAACATGGCCCTCTGCCTTTATCGACATGTCCCCTCCACGGATGCCTGGACACTGATAACCACTGG GACCACTAATGATGATGGACGTTGCCCAGGACTCATCACAAAAGAACAGTTTACACCTGGTGTGTACAGAATACATTTTGAGACTGCTCAGTACTGGGAGAGTATGGGAGAGACCTGCTTTTACCCCTATGTTGAG ATTGTCTTTACTATAAATGACCCTGGTCAGAAGTACCACGTCCCTCTGCTGCTGAGTCGTTtctcatacagtacatacagagGGAGCTAG
- the pdcd5 gene encoding programmed cell death protein 5 has product MADDELEAIRRQRMAELQAKHGEASNNQQGEEAKQKETDMRNSILAQVLDQSARARLSNLALVKPEKANAVENYLIQMARFGKLGGKISEAGLIEILEKVSQQTEKKMTVKFNRQRVMDSDDDDDY; this is encoded by the exons ATGGCAGACGACGAATTAGAGGCAATTCGGCGGCAGAGGATGGCGGAACTGCAGGCGAAGCACGGG GAGGCCTCAAATAATCAGCAAGGAGAGGAGGCCAAACAAAA agaaacagacatgaGGAACTCGATATTGGCCCAAGTTCTTGACCAGTCTGCCCGTGCCAGAT taagCAATCTTGCTTTGGTGAAGCCAGAGAAGGCCAATGCAGTTGAGAACTATCTTATTCAAATGGCTCGTTTCGGAAAGTTAGGGGGAAAG ATTTCGGAGGCTGGCTTGATTGAAATCCTAGAAAAAGTCAGTcagcaaacagagaaaaagatgacTGTCAAA TTCAACAGACAGAGGGTGATGGACTCAGACGATGATGACGATTACTAA
- the mvda gene encoding diphosphomevalonate decarboxylase has translation MRRKLTPLQRGRVDIREAASNTRGVVCEAVRDKRWITRTALPEDSMDKPNIVTCTAPVNIAVIKYWGKRNEDLILPINSSLSVTLHQDQLKTTTTVATSRSFQEDRIWLNGKEEDITHPRLQSCLREIRRLARKRRNDGEAGLNLTGMSHKVHICSVNNFPTAAGLASSAAGFACLVYTLAQVFGVEGELSGIARQGSGSACRSMYGGFVQWIMGKKDDGKDSLAQQVEPETHWPDLRILVLVASAERKQVGSTSGMQTSVQTSCLLKHRAESVVPERMVEMIEAVQTKDFTAFAELTMKDSNQFHATCLDTYPPIFYLNNVSRQVINLVHRYNRHYGETRVAYTFDAGPNAVIFTLQQHVTEFVQVVQHFFPPDTNGGQFIKGLPVSCASLSKDLEQAIGLEPMPKGISYIISTKAGPGPCVVEDHLLGSDGLPKKTT, from the exons ATGAGGAGAAAGCTCACACCGCTTCAGCGAGGTCGAGTCGATATCAGGGAAGCTGCTTCCAACACGAGAGGAGTCGTGTGTGAAGCTGTCCGGGACAAACGTTGGATTACACGTACAGCTCTGCCCGAGGACAgcatggacaaaccaaacatagTGACATGCACCGCCCCCGTGAATATAGCCGTCATCAAATACT gggggAAGAGAAATGAAGATTTAATTCTGCCCATTAATTCGTCCTTGAGTGTCACATTGCATCAAGACCAG ctgaaaacaaccacaacagttGCAACGAGCAGATCTTTTCAGGAGGATCGAATATGGCTCAATGGCAAAGAGGAGGACATAACCCATCCAAGACTGCAGTCCTGTCTCAGAGAGA TTCGACGTTTAGCACGAAAGAGGCGCAATGATGGAGAAGCTGGTTTGAATTTGACCGGTATGTCTCACAAAGTCCACATCTGCTCAGTGAATAACTTCCCCACCGCTGCAGGACTTGCCTCCTCAGCTGCTGGATTCGCTTGTCTAG TTTACACTCTAGCTCAGGTGTTTGGCGTAGAGGGGGAGTTGTCTGGGATTGCTCGGCAAGGCTCAGGCAGCGCATGCAGGAGTATGTATGGTGGGTTTGTGCAATGGatcatggggaaaaaagacgaCGGCAAGGACAGTCTAGCCCAGCAGGTGGAGCCAGAGACTCATTGGCCTGACCTCCGAATCCTTGTGCTAGTG GCCAGTGCTGAGCGGAAGCAAGTGGGCAGCACCTCTGGGATGCAAACCAGTGTACAAACAAGCTGTCTCTTAAAG CACCGAGCTGAGTCCGTTGTCCCAGAACGGATGGTGGAGATGATTGAAGCGGTGCAGACGAAGGACTTCACTGCCTTTGCTGAACTAACCATGAAGGACAGTAACCAGTTCCATGCCACCTGCCTCGACACATACCCTCCTATCTTCTACCTCAATAACGTATCTCGCCAGGTCATCAACTTGGTGCATCGATATAACAGACACTATGGGGAGACCAGG GTGGCCTACACTTTTGATGCAGGGCCCAATGCTGTGATCTTCACGCTACAGCAGCATGTTACTGAGTTTGTGCAGGTGGTTCAACATTTCTTTCCCCCGGATACCAACGGTGGACA GTTTATTAAAGGTCTTCCTGTAAGCTGTGCTTCGCTTTCTAAGGATCTAGAGCAGGCTATTGGTCTAGAGCCCATGCCAAAGGGAATAAGCTACATTATTAGTACCAag gCTGGACCAGGCCCTTGTGTTGTGGAGGATCATCTGCTTGGATCTGATGGTTTGCCCAAGAAAACTACATGA